In the genome of Coturnix japonica isolate 7356 chromosome Z, Coturnix japonica 2.1, whole genome shotgun sequence, one region contains:
- the SRP19 gene encoding signal recognition particle 19 kDa protein: MAAAVAASPADKERFICIYPAYLNNKKTIAEGRRIPIDKAVENPTSTEIQDVCAAVGFNVLLEKNKMYPREWNRDVQYRGRVRIQLKQDDGNPCLPQFPTRKSVMLYAAETIPKLKTRTQKMGGSDQSLQQGEGGKKGKGKKKK; the protein is encoded by the exons ATGGCCGCCGCTGTTGCCGCTTCGCCGGCCGACAAGGAGAG atttatCTGCATTTATCCAGCGTACTTAAATAACAAGAAGACAATAGCGGAAGGAAGAAGGATACCTATAGACAAA GCTGTTGAAAATCCCACGTCTACCGAAATCCAAGATGTGTGTGCAGCAGTTGGATTCAATGTGCTGTTAGAG aaaaataagatgtaTCCTAGAGAGTGGAATCGAGATGTGCAGTACAGGGGCAGAGTACGGATTCAGCTCAAACAAGATGATGGCAATCCCTGTTTACCTCAGTTTCCAACAC GTAAATCGGTGATGCTGTATGCTGCAGAAACCATCCCCAAACTGAAAACGAGAACTCAGAAGATGGGAGGTAGTGATCAAAGTCTtcagcaaggagagggaggCAAGAAAggtaaagggaagaaaaagaaatga